One segment of Neodiprion fabricii isolate iyNeoFabr1 chromosome 1, iyNeoFabr1.1, whole genome shotgun sequence DNA contains the following:
- the LOC124181711 gene encoding uncharacterized protein LOC124181711 isoform X2, translated as MGEDTRRSRFTKLLPAFFFFFLAVLVVQARTLQDESFAESDHRANAARVQRDLDGHFEESTSAKLSASEITVDQIGDEIHDDEDHDNNEEVDFPKEIKFPLPDVIDVEDGANTTLPSRQNKRVLVRIPISRGEGSHKVTVVRRRPLTPLSGAKQALPAPRRVIVTRIRTPSTARTTKYETQSRNFASEPEYDGLLTPRHKVTVTRRRKILPTSSEKEVIKSRVTRKKLVNVRPVSLLTPTPTATPTLAIITTGFYEAAVSSEDYSDVESDDENGDYGDDTRVPEYSEHETKNYDLSTPTPSLDDTLNRVGNGSNEIVNDVSESVTPAAPIPMEAPVILTDHFFLPSDDEEDYDDEVIDGESFSLETEEATTLSATEPTTPMELENLDPSSSVSVQKSPMYTVLSQEGPVTAQSIRLDLNTATVSKQPESNPASTSSLQTNLLGESSAYPNLVDIIIEPSEASTGSFASAVARSPDPTRIVTSISPAVIEDTSTGLSEPHVAVPPTSSIPETFPIGVDETSALNSEPTASVYYSETVVTSTRLRTYTYVVTKLNGLETEVTSSTAVKPKVTILTLTVPVTATLPYAAVATSSAASLPSTQWIPPSSATSTSTPPKPNDPPSPVYSPDKIEDDETAKVEPEDEQGRRFNLATRILSNGVEVIVAGSTPAPALRWETASPPATLTLSDAMVMLMPKDEPQEFVTKTCATTFTYITTMSDQGGSTRTSTQQQVVYNTATVERHSPADSTISSIGLSLEASPSLGTEVFETTYAYHELPVDNRGSTVIRNTVTAPQEYLDLVLEPSEAPLPETNTYLSTRTLEKTIAENGKATVQALVVTESARSPRPTTSIDGIAAKTSSTSAELESDVVKTYYVTYSYYSTFLEQGSTVVRTNVATSADLVTEKVLARRPTTTNTALVDDTLTSSETTVTPPASSTPVTPTISETPTTSAKVEPIQIFATKTYLTTFTYFTTLLQAGVNGETSTTVSSRSRIVENVVTESIAPSLLDAGYMNALLTTTRPQEESVAKPSNVNQVNNVVTGSTIIFFDEEDRVDPTSTSITPTPIATEAVAVSTVTAELETRPTTPDSTGENTKIPEGNNDASAAGSGSFDSLGSFTNFGINGLSALGPVITAMAGLLQGKPTASRRNGTVDGDQDTTTQRSPIYIPVSEFADGDIETAESQNIGNQLANLNHNYIPETRHKSSVSLVKGIPISPGEVITANSDVIIGKPGKIGGPRPPQSTNTQDKHVGIRPPPIPPQVLSQSDRPHVHRPTIHHHKTQLQIFPARQVFEEHLQLPVRYGASTESHQVQVAQKHPQRLILRTDSGHDVMENDPLLIPPASPTSSIVRGKPSAYADRSPVPDPNEPEWSPERYRRPWSAKDPLKPLELRESLASGNTQWHQNDAEEAASSSSEIHGSLGKPNSWSNHRDHQLVKDNHERPPWAQRDPLLPGNTVIESSLQPKVPEPTSIIRHVVPHIIDRDTGQPLLVNIQPSQVANVVIPQGGNQALIFGDTNEPHITGQYFDDPSPYPEPEVAPGFTGVQKVEHSPQYLGQGDPSEYMVPPPSPQSNFKPLPQSHGGHLSAHQERPGYGHTEILVHPGTTPVRDYNQVYRRPVTSPATSPPRRTEVETSPHRYILLGKPGDLRPVNEVLNSSQSWKLNDGRKPALSQSATQTIIQHRPSGHFGPSMSRPTSNPHGPEIHMGRPGAYPAKKPQYSSGQPSLHPPPSSQSSYRPHTKKPDANLIPPDWSPPKNTFIREPSHTHSGSGIRNDIIVTNTETVPFSSKETDVSQILHPPPFQVNSLRDSETTNYHHMDRIDPSKMGATESSAVQQSTGENVPTGAIEYHDPSTDPKVKPEDISYYPRLPTVKPEVQSFGEILPQNDEDRAPEIWTVNTQTERSSLSNDSEISESQPVPTRGDMPPETNTKVDYDSELNVPGNHVTVGSDDSLESVGSITTVGGRPLEVDQSLVYGQKQHTNKQQGQNTLSPNRGAPFAHRDHEPAIVQGTPFRQNFYEGKRPYESPIIMPGKPFGVYVDSHVNVIRPYGYNQRETHRPPIRHNIVQGVPFGYHGNQKVGLQPNIHQMVLPPRNENGAPPMSTPNSMDRGDAMDLKPPPIAGDIHQHQHQVPGPFGPNRTPGKENKRPQPTSAQPEIMTMPPQPSPALAPPAQPGAEKDFTITIGNQSRPNSMGSGSYYEDNSESELNLAESAYQLLQPSDTRTKEGSGAVHHSYPSHSKDVARPRPSLATPGQGIQYSQQSNNHGKLEFSMPVESTGDDNEDSDTQTERPPSMFSGMTTTKKTPTHLAALPTNITASPPVVKTSINREDSMKISKNNSYPVTEVSPVISQTRPRPRVPYRDMMPPPLTPQIVFHGSKGSGNGNAPETEGLEPPPLSTEVVGLSPPPSKYIPLEESTTTAARPFLVELLSQDMVPPAPVFTTSSRPSQEAATERPAVAVSGSFRIASAMPTSHVTSLRDAEAEIPVVHGTVDLPTIIEMHGPSPSTTPLIISPTINKSERVSIYTARPFESRPVSRLSIQPTFTLTSLRSPSTTLRPLRIDQMEPSKSLTFSVTVQQTRLPSTVSEIITSNLTTIKLPGASERPVLLQPSKETDTPSFAIEPTESLASIKTAETVAITKSPSKIHEAPLKTSTQTNKPEIRTTTTVRTENSQYSKTSVETNRNETDRETVLYMVTRVASASSSTTRTLLRTRTLTSTTVETVTETLLQPARTTTIVSSSTVLRPTTEVPVSVHQTPSDNESIFVVMSDQTPPQPGAEEVEAEYGDEDVEATRDEQDPGGNEIYRVLAGGILGAPAFPRESTAGRCVPECKTSKAEICAEVNSVNKCVCRPGFARMFLDRPCKPIYTYTLRVGLDRVGRDPFSVYAEELNDTASSDYKKLAGPTKEALDRTMMQSDLRDIYRGLDVARFTSDPNTSVEFHVQLSENASDTRLKEVVRKYLVGNNYSLGGTEVYASKDLETIHAFDFNECATEEGGPHHDCSPHAACFNRQGSYQCSCREGWADLSDNLPTYPGRVCSQAPFGCAACNNKGHCVINTNGQEVCECFPWHSGQRCQVNLKVLLIALVTTGIIFLALLGVCVGLACVGRPRRRSGKRSGDRRAMISVGGNGGDTSSEGSAADLATIPHHVPHVLPAPPQTVAPAPPGKRPSGAKRTPPSFIPAAPSVPVNPRSPRGKALLARPRDSVRSDVGATPTDEQRDRSLTVMIPRAKYRSAPQSSQSPASCKPLTTNLVVDERKLISYLEDGPHPETRKSSQAGKRDSVCKEMTLDPQQTGRNPPTPSHPPGALVSAGFQVSATVTHQADMESTLARSCGETTVETSTKILRSSDVLRGDQGSTLARSCGETTIQAPTKLLRLDLAEVGSTLARSCGETTIQPPTKMAADRRSSREPRDNASDGHTMAERDVGGTLRMPAQRPPFFDPDRASDRESNFDSL; from the exons ATGAAAGCTTCGCCGAGAGTGATCACCGAGCCAACGCTGCAAGGGTGCAAAGAGACTTGGACG GTCATTTTGAGGAATCCACGAGCGCCAAGCTTTCAGCTAGCGAAATTACCGTCGACCAGATCGGCGACGAGATTCATGACGATGAAGACCACGATAATAATGAAGAGGTGGATTTtccaaaagaaatcaaatttcccTTACCTGATGTCATAGACGTTGAAGACGGAGCGAACACTACACTCCCGAGTAGACAAAACAAACGAGTGCTAGTTCGCATCCCGATATCTCGAGGTGAAGGAAGCCACAAGGTGACTGTCGTTCGACGCCGACCTCTTACACCACTCTCGGGAGCAAAACAAGCACTGCCTGCACCTCGACGAGTAATAGTTACGCGAATTAGAACCCCGAGTACAGCGAGAACGACAAAATACGAAACTCAAAGTCGAAATTTCGCGAGTGAGCCTGAATATGACGGATTGCTCACCCCTCGGCACAAGGTGACAGTTACCCGCCGGAGAAAGATTCTGCCCACATCGAGTGAAAAAGAAGTGATTAAATCACGAGTCACTCGAAAGAAGCTGGTTAACGTAAGACCAGTTTCATTGCTGACGCCAACACCAACGGCAACGCCGACACTGGCGATTATTACGACTGGGTTTTACGAGGCAGCTGTCTCAAGTGAGGATTACAGTGACGTTGAGAGCGATGACGAGAACGGTGATTATGGCGACGATACAAGAGTGCCGGAATACAGCGAACACGAAACGAAGAATTATGACCTATCGACACCTACCCCCAGCCTCGATGATACCTTAAATAGAGTCGGAAACGGTTCAAATGAAATTGTGAATGATGTCAGCGAGAGTGTGACCCCGGCTGCGCCAATCCCTATGGAAGCTCCTGTGATCCTGACAGACCACTTCTTCCTACCGTCGGATGACGAAGAGGATTACGACGACGAAGTTATCGATGGAGAATCGTTTTCTTTGGAGACTGAAGAAGCTACGACCCTCTCAGCAACGGAACCCACAACTCCGATGGAACTTGAAAACTTGGATCCCAGTTCAAGTGTGTCGGTCCAGAAGAGTCCAATGTACACTGTTCTTAGCCAAGAAGGCCCTGTCACTGCACAATCCATTAGGCTCGACCTTAATACCGCGACAGTCAGCAAACAGCCCGAAAGTAATCCTGCGTCCACCAGTTCCCTTCAGACTAATTTGTTAGGAGAATCTAGTGCATATCCCAATCTAGTCGACATCATTATCGAACCTTCGGAAGCATCGACAGGCTCTTTTGCGTCCGCGGTAGCTCGTAGTCCCGACCCAACGCGAATAGTAACGTCCATCTCACCCGCGGTTATCGAGGATACGAGCACGGGTTTGTCGGAACCCCACGTAGCGGTTCCACCGACTTCCTCTATTCCCGAAACCTTTCCTATTGGCGTGGATGAAACATCAGCTCTAAATTCCGAGCCAACCGCGAGCGTTTATTATTCTGAAACGGTCGTGACCTCGACAAGATTGCGTACGTACACGTACGTAGTAACCAAGTTGAACGGACTCGAGACGGAAGTAACGTCTTCGACAGCGGTTAAACCCAAAGTGACTATCCTGACACTGACCGTACCCGTTACCGCGACGCTCCCATACGCCGCTGTCGCGACATCTTCAGCAGCGTCTTTGCCATCGACACAATGGATTCCACCATCTTCAGCAACCTCGACGTCAACACCGCCGAAGCCAAACGACCCCCCGTCGCCCGTGTATAGCCCCGACAAAATTGAGGATG ATGAGACCGCAAAAGTGGAACCTGAAGACGAACAAGGTAGAAGGTTTAATCTAGCCACAAGGATACTGTCCAATGGCGTTGAGGTGATCGTCGCCGGTTCGACACCCGCTCCTGCCCTTAGGTGGGAGACTGCGAGTCCCCCGGCAACGTTGACTTTGTCTGATGCCATGGTGATGCTAATGCCAAAGGACGAGCCCCAAGAATTTGTGACGAAGACCTGTGCAACAACTTTCACATACATAACGACCATGAGTGATCAGGGTGGCTCCACCAGAACCTCAACGCAGCAGCAG GTCGTTTACAACACCGCGACAGTGGAAAGACACTCGCCAGCTGATTCCACAATTTCTTCGATTGGTCTCTCCCTTGAAGCTTCGCCCAGTCTCGGTACTGAAGTCTTCGAGACCACTTATGCGTACCACGAACTCCCCGTCGACAACCGTGGCTCTACCGTAATTAGAAACACCGTAACTGCTCCACAGGAATACCTCGACCTAGTTCTCGAGCCATCTGAGGCACCACTTCCGGAGACCAACACCTACCTGAGCACCAGAACGCTGGAGAAAACGATTGCGGAAAATGGAAAGGCCACGGTACAAGCG CTCGTCGTCACCGAGTCAGCAAGGTCCCCTAGGCCAACAACAAGCATTGATGGAATTGCTGCTAAAACGTCGTCAACATCGGCTGAATTAGAATCAGACGTTGTCAAGACCTACTACGTGACCTACAGCTACTACAGTACGTTCCTGGAACAGGGCAGCACGGTGGTTCGTACGAACGTAGCGACGTCCGCTGACTTGGTCACCGAGAAAGTACTTGCTCGAAGACCGACAACCACTAATACAGCCTTAGTAGACGATACCCTCACAAGTTCAGAGACCACTGTGACCCCTCCGGCCTCATCGACTCCGGTAACCCCGACAATATCCGAAACTCCGACGACCTCGGCGAAAGTTGAACCAATTCAAATATTCGCTACGAAAACTTACCTCACGACGTTCACGTACTTTACGACATTACTACAA GCTGGTGTTAATGGCGAGACTTCGACTACGGTATCGTCACGTTCGCGAATCGTGGAAAACGTTGTTACGGAATCAATTGCGCCGAGTCTTCTTGATGCCGGGTACATGAATGCTCTTTTAACAACTACACGGCCCCAAGAGGAATCTGTCGCCAAACCCAGCAACGTGAATCAGGTCAACAACGTGGTCACCGGCTCGACtataattttctttgatgAAGAAGATCGCGTCGATCCAACTTCAACGTCGATTACGCCTACTCCAATTGCAACAGAAGCAGTAGCAGTTTCTACAGTAACAGCAGAACTGGAAACACGACCGACGACGCCAGATTCGACTGGGGAGAATACCAAG ATTCCGGAAGGAAACAACGATGCGTCTGCAGCTGGGAGCGGTTCTTTTGATTCCCTTGGATCGTTCACTAACTTCGGTATCAACGGTCTCTCCGCCTTAGGTCCCGTGATCACCGCAATGGCCGGTCTTCTACAGGGAAAACCAACTGCTTCGCGGCGAAACGGGACTGTTGATGGCGATCAAGATACCACCACTCAGAGATCGCCTATCTATATTCCAGTATCAGAATTCGCTGACGGTGATATCGAGACTGCTGAGAGTCAAAATATTG GAAATCAATTGGCAAACCTTAATCACAACTATATACCAGAAACACGCCACAAATCATCAGTTAGTCTCGTCAAGGGCATTCCCATCTCACCTGGTGAAGTGATAACTGCCAATAGCGATGTTATCAtcggaaaaccgggaaaaatCGGTGGACCCAGACCACCACAATCTACAAACACACAGGACAAGCACGTTGGAATCAGGCCGCCGCCAATACCGCCGCAGGTACTTTCACAGTCGGATCGTCCCCACGTTCACCGACCGACTATACACCATCACAAAACCCAGCTGCAGATCTTCCCAGCCCGGCAAGTTTTTGAGGAACACCTCCAGCTGCCCGTCCGGTATGGAGCTTCTACTGAATCCCATCAGGTTCAAGTAGCACAGAAGCATCCTCAACGTCTCATCTTGCGAACAGACTCTGGGCACGATGTAATGGAAAACGATCCGTTGCTTATACCACCTGCCTCGCCTACTTCCTCGATTGTACGAGGTAAACCATCGGCATACGCTGATCGCAGCCCTGTGCCGGACCCAAACGAGCCAGAATGGAGTCCGGAACGGTACAGACGACCCTGGAGTGCCAAGGACCCCCTTAAGCCTTTAGAGTTACGAGAATCCTTGGCATCTGGAAATACGCAGTGGCATCAGAACGATGCGGAAGAAGCTGCATCATCGTCTTCTGAG ATTCACGGTTCTTTGGGTAAACCGAATTCATGGTCCAACCACCGTGACCATCAGTTAGTGAAAGATAATCACGAGCGACCGCCATGGGCACAAAGGGATCCTTTACTGCCAGGTAACACTGTTATCGAAAGTTCCCTGCAACCAAAAGTACCGGAACCAACAAGTATAATTCGTCACGTGGTACCTCACATCATCGACAGAGACACTGGGCAGCCACTGCTCGTTAATATTCAACCAAGCCAAGTCGCCAACGTGGTTATTCCCCAAGGTGGAAATCAAGCACTGATATTCGGGGACACCAACGAACCACACATAACTGGACAATATTTTGATGATCCCTCGCCTTATCCTGAACCAGAAGTAGCACCTGGTTTTACTGGGGTGCAGAAG gtGGAGCATTCACCGCAATACTTGGGGCAAGGTGATCCATCAGAGTACATGGTTCCCCCACCATCACCACAATCCAATTTCAAGCCTTTACCCCAGTCACACGGAGGGCACCTTTCGGCACACCAAGAACGCCCCGGTTACGGTCATACCGAGATCCTAGTGCACCCGGGAACAACCCCAGTGAGAGACTACAATCAAGTATATCGAAGACCAGTCACTTCGCCAGCAACGTCTCCACCTAGGAGAACCGAGGTTGAAACTTCACCACACCGATACATTTTGCTTGGCAAGCCTGGAGATTTACGACCTGTGAATGAGGTGCTGAATAGTAGTCAGAGCTGGAAATTGAATGATGGTAGAAAACCAGCGCTGTCGCAGTCTGCGACGCAAACGATAATTCAGCACAGACCATCTGGACATTTTGGACCATCGATGAGCAGACCCACATCGAATCCTCATGGTCCTGAAATTCATATGGGAAGACCCGGAGCTTACCCTGCTAAAAAGCCGCAGTATTCATCTGGACAGCCTTCGCTACACCCTCCTCCATCTTCGCAATCTTCCTACAGACCGCACACTAAAAAACCTGATGCTAATCTAATCCCTCCAGACTGGAGTCCACCGAAGAATACATTCATCAGAGAGCCATCTCATACTCATAGTGGTTCGGGCATCAGGAATGATATCATTGTTACTAATACGGAAACTGTTCCATTCAGCTCTAAGGAAACAGACGTTTCTCAAATACTTCATCCACCTCCG tTCCAAGTGAATTCGCTCCGAGATTCGGAAACTACCAATTATCATCATATGGACAGGATAGATCCATCAAAAATGGGAGCTACTGAGTCATCAGCTGTACAACAGAGCACAGGGGAAAATGTCCCAACCGGAGCAATCGAGTACCACGATCCATCAACGGATCCGAAAGTGAAGCCTGAAGATATTTCGTATTATCCCCGCCTACCGACAGTGAAACCTGAAGTTCAGAGTTTCGGGGAAATCTTACCTCAAAACGACGAAGATCGGGCGCCTGAAATCTGGACAGTGAACACGCAGACAGAGCGATCCTCGTTGTCTAACGATTCTGAGATCAGCGAGTCTCAGCCAGTGCCAACTCGGGGTGACATGCCCCCTGAAACAAACACCAAGGTCGATTATGACTCTGAGTTGAATGTTCCTGGGAACCATGTTACTGTGGGAAGCGACGACTCCTTGGAGAGCGTAGGCTCTATAACTACTGTCGGCGGAAGACCTCTAGAGGTGGATCAAAGCCTTGTCTATGGACAAAAGCAGCACACGAATAAACAACAGGGTCAAAATACTCTGTCACCAAATAGAGGGGCACCTTTTGCCCATCGTGATCACGAACCAGCCATCGTACAGGGAACACCCTTCCGACAGAATTTCTACGAAGGTAAAAGACCCTACGAGAGTCCAATCATCATGCCAGGAAAACCATTTGGCGTCTACGTTGACAGCCACGTCAACGTCATCAGACCGTATGGCTACAACCAGAGAGAAACCCATCGACCGCCGATCAGACACAATATCGTCCAAGGTGTTCCATTCGGCTATCACGGCAACCAAAAAGTCGGGCTACAACCCAACATACATCAGATGGTGCTCCCACCACGAAACGAGAATGGTGCACCGCCAATGTCAACCCCGAACTCCATGGACCGTGGTGACGCAATGGATCTGAAACCTCCGCCCATCGCAGGCGATATTCATCAGCATCAGCACCAAGTTCCAGGGCCGTTTGGGCCGAACCGCACACCcgggaaagaaaacaaacgtCCCCAACCGACCTCTGCACAGCCGGAAATAATGACAATGCCTCCTCAACCTTCGCCAGCACTGGCACCGCCCGCTCAACCGGGAGCAGAAAAAGACTTTACCATAACGATTGGAAATCAATCGCGGCCAAATTCGATGGGATCTGGATCTTATTACGAGGATAATTCTGAATCTGAGCTCAATCTGGCTGAGTCAGCGTACCAACTGCTGCAACCCTCTGATACCAGGACCAAAGAGGGATCCGGAGCTGTTCACCACAGTTACCCTAGCCATTCAAAGGACGTGGCGAGACCACGACCCTCGTTGGCTACTCCAGGACAAGGCATTCAGTATTCGCAACAGTCCAATAATCACGGGAAGCTGGAATTCTCCATGCCAGTGGAGTCCACGGGTGATGATAACGAGGATAGTGATACGCAGACGGAAAGACCGCCTAGCATGTTCTCAGGGATGACAACGACCAAGAAGACGCCAACACATTTGGCCGCCTTGCCAACAAATATCACCGCTTCACCACCCGTTGTAAAAACTTCAATTAACCGAGAAGACTCGATGAAGATCAGCAAGAACAATAGTTACCCGGTGACCGAAGTGTCTCCGGTGATTTCGCAGACCAGACCAAGGCCAAGGGTTCCATATCGAGACATGATGCCACCTCCTCTAACGCCGCAAATCGTCTTCCATGGCAGCAAAGGTAGCGGGAACGGGAATGCTCCTGAAACGGAGGGACTAGAACCACCACCATTATCCACGGAAGTTGTAGGACTATCGCCACCGCCTTCGAAATACATTCCACTCGAAGAATCCACCACCACCGCAGCACGGCCTTTCCTAGTTGAACTGTTATCACAG GACATGGTTCCTCCAGCACCAGTTTTCACGACTTCATCACGCCCCTCACAAGAGGCGGCAACCGAACGACCAGCAGTTGCTGTTTCAGGCTCTTTCCGCATCGCGTCAGCGATGCCCACGTCACACGTTACTTCACTGAGAGATGCTGAAGCCGAGATTCCCGTCGTTCATGGAACTGTCGACTTGCCTACAATCATCGAGATGCATGGACCTTCGCCATCCACCACACCTTTAATAATTTCACCaacgataaataaatcagAACGTGTCAGCATCTACACAGCGAGGCCGTTCGAGTCAAGACCAGTGTCAAG ATTGTCAATTCAACCAACATTCACATTGACGAGTCTACGGTCACCCAGTACGACTCTGCGACCACTTCGTATCGATCAAATGGAACCGAGCAAATCCTTGACTTTCAGCGTGACAGTACAACAAACTAGGTTACCGTCCACGGTGTCCGAAATAATCACAAGTAATCTTACGACTATAAAACTTCCTGGAGCATCAGAAAGGCCAGTCTTACTTCAGCCCAGCAAAGAGACCGATACACCGTCGTTCGCAATTGAGCCAACTGAATCCCTCGCAAGTATCAAGACGGCCGAAACCGTCGCAATAACAAAATCTCCATCAAAGATCCACGAGGCACCTTTGAAAACTTCAACACAAACCAATAAGCCTGAAATCCGAACTACTACAACCGTGCGAACCGAAAACTCTCAATACAGTAAAACAAGCGTAGAG ACAAACCGGAACGAGACAGACCGAGAAACCGTGTTATACATGGTGACCAGAGTGGCATCGGCATCGTCATCAACGACAAGGACTCTCTTGCGAACACGCACCCTCACCTCAACCACGGTCGAGACTGTGACGGAAACACTGCTACAGCCAGCACGCACGACAACCATCGTATCCTCCTCTACTGTTCTGCGACCAACGACTGAAGTTCCAGTTTCAGTACACCAGACACCATCAGACAATGAATCGATATTCGTCGTGATGAGCGATCAGACGCCTCCCCAGCCCGGAGCGGAAGAG GTGGAAGCGGAATATGGAGATGAGGACGTCGAAGCTACCAGAGACGAGCAGGACCCGGGTGGCAATGAAATCTATCGAGTATTAGCAGGCGGTATCCTTGGAGCACCAGCCTTTCCACGTGAATCGACCGCAGGTCGATGTGTGCCGGAATGCAAAACCTCAAAGGCAGAGATCTGCGCCGAAGTCAACAGcgttaataaatgtgtatGCCGGCCAGGATTCGCCCGGATGTTCCTTGACCGCCCTTGCAAGC CAATCTATACGTACACCCTGCGTGTCGGACTCGACCGCGTTGGCAGAGATCCGTTTTCGGTGTACGCCGAAGAATTGAATGACACAGCGTCAAgtgattacaaaaaattggCTGGGCCTACGAAAGAAGCTCTGGACCGTACAATGATGCAGAGTGACCTGAGGGATATCTACAGAGGATTGGATGTCGCCCGGTTCACATCAGACCCGAATACGAGCGTCGAGTTCCACGTTCAACTCAGTGAGAATGCAAGCGATACGCGGCTTAAGGAAGTTGTCCGGAAATACCTTGTTGGCAATAACTACAGCCTTGGAGGAACGGAGGTTTATGCATCCAAGGATCTTGAAACG ATCCATGCCTTCGACTTCAACGAATGCGCTACCGAGGAAGGCGGACCTCATCATGACTGTTCGCCTCATGCAGCATGCTTCAACCGTCAAGGATCTTATCAGTGCTCATGCCGCGAGGGTTGGGCTGATCTTTCTGATAACCTGCCGACCTATCCAGGAAGAGTTTGTTCTCAGGCGCCGTTCGGATGTGCCGCTTGCAACAACAAGGGACACTGCGTGATAAACACCAACGGTCAGGAAGTCTGCGAGTGTTTCCCGTGGCACAGCGGACAACGCTGTCAGGTTAACCTCAAAG TCCTTTTGATCGCCTTGGTAACCACTGGTATCATCTTCCTGGCACTACTGGGTGTGTGCGTCGGCCTCGCTTGCGTTGGAAGACCACGGCGAAGATCTGGTAAGCGTTCCGGAGACCGCCGGGCTATGATATCGGTGGGAGGTAACGGGGGCGACACTAGCAGCGAGGGAAGTGCTGCCGACCTGGCGACGATTCCGCACCACGTGCCGCATGTCCTTCCTGCGCCGCCGCAAACTGTTGCACCAGCTCCCCCGGGAAAGCGACCATCGGGAGCGAAGCGAACACCTCCAAGTTTCATCCCCGCCGCTCCCAGCGTCCCCGTAAATCCTCGATCCCCTCGAGGCAAAGCGCTTCTCGCTCGTCCTCGCGACAGTGTGAGATCTGATGTTGGTGCCACCCCAACCGACGAACAAAGGGACAGGTCTTTGACCGTGATGATACCCCGGGCCAAGTACCGTTCGGCACCCCAATCATCGCAGTCTCCTGCCAGCTGCAAACCTCTGACAACCAACCTCGTCGTCGACGAAAGAAAGCTCATCAGCTACCTAGAGGACGGGCCGCATCCCGAGACGAGAAAATCGAGCCAAGCAGGAAAAAGAGACTCAGTTTGCAAGGAGATGACCCTGGACCCCCAGCAAACGGGTCGAAATCCACCTACGCCCAGCCATCCGCCTGGCGCTCTTGTCAGTGCTGGTTTCCAG GTTTCCGCGACGGTGACTCACCAGGCGGATATGGAATCAACACTGGCACGTTCGTGCGGTGAAACGACGGTAGAAACGTCGACAAAGATTCTGCGAAGTAGTGACGTTCTACGGGGTGACCAGGGTTCGACCTTGGCAAGGTCCTGCGGTGAGACAACTATCCAAGCACCGACGAAACTGCTTCGGCTGGACCTTGCGGAGGTCGGTTCCACCCTAGCCAGATCATGCGGCGAGACAACGATTCAGCCCCCAACGAAGATGGCTGCGGACCGACGGAGCAGCAGGGAACCCAGGGACAATGCGAGTGACGGACACACCATGGCGGAGCGGGACGTTGGTGGCACTCTTAGAATGCCGGCACAGAGGCCGCCCTTCTTTGATCCAGACCGG GCTAGCGACAGGGAGTCAAACTTTGACTCGCTGTAA